One segment of Daphnia magna isolate NIES linkage group LG2, ASM2063170v1.1, whole genome shotgun sequence DNA contains the following:
- the LOC123470257 gene encoding uncharacterized protein LOC123470257: MAGVNGDNEVPQETTTPTTQRDLQDAATWKKQRSALRQQITKTMRYLGNLVTDRGSRGSTSSLMKHLETLLAAATKIHTNLSTVEDQTENDRQDEFHLKYVELAGDALERGQQYLNSRVGEPPSVTAGNRAPSISASEQNRQEVERKLAQQRADAAALQADEARRQANEAPNRADQARREATAAQQALQELDVDEDRASAVTHVSQRLSQLGQDWRQNQRRLNSSISPAAPDEWIDRYAAGQLKPNVTASSRSSVKTELEIYSGKSLDWFEWIDLYRALVHDSGKSAGEKLAILKRHLKGDCLDLVQGLGGGESAYIEALVRLKQNSGRRDVMRAATLQAIEKVELRNDPAIFKRFAERIRTHLFDLSRIGESNAPDLIERISMRLQPPDRLEWNRGRRGGLETRSLNAFGSWLCERAAEYQNAYSIASEQASSSVPKPHRSHARSHPASSTKATDNHSAPKVTFRPFCFKCEGDHKLENCSQFKALVVADRVSFCAKHRLCFGCLGAKHSVRNCFTRKPCKIAGCSLHHHELVHDPDRPAAVSTPHATKTEMTRTATAHLRKQSPQQVAMGMMRLRVFSADNGAILTVEGAGGVVKRYRSQRVNFQIDTVYCEKLDLSCSTLPTTVASTTPVTDWGNLKTRWSHLADLPVGETGGRVDILIGNDYSHLIVALESRVGDDYEPTAIRSRLGWIIRGVVNDGASVPAARTHTVNSSTQLVEIAAELRRFCDTENFGTESKTKGMSDDDRQAIVILEAGTKKLDVGYEVPITWKTGEPALVCNKQMTQQRLGGLLRRFSREPAFEKDYRAAVRKTIDKGYASVLSEEEAESAKYFLAHHGVYKGPKLRVVFDAAAPFQGKCLNDAILSGPALQPPLPSVLIQFREGAIAWASDVEAIVPTEDCRLPDGSVAVWRYLFSLHRHTNHPPCSF, from the exons ATGGAGACAACGAGGTTCCTCAAGAGACGACCACACCTACAACCCAAAGGGACCTTCAAGATGCTGCTACCTGGAAGAAGCAACGCAGTGCCTTACGTCAGCAGATCACCAAGACAATGCGGTACCTAGGCAACCTAGTTACTGACAGAGGTTCCAGAGGATCCACTTCCAGTTTGATGAAGCACCTTGAGACTCTATTGGCCGCAGCCACTAAAATCCATACCAATCTGTCGACAGTCGAAGATCAGACAGAAAATGATCGTCAAGACGAGTTTCATCTAAAGTACGTTGAGCTGGCTGGAGACGCGTTGGAGAGAGGTCAACAATATTTGAATTCAAGAGTAGGTGAACCTCCCTCTGTAACTGCAGGCAATCGGGCACCATCTATTTCAGCATCCGAGCAAAATCGTCAAGAGGTTGAACGCAAGTTGGCCCAACAAAGAGCAGATGCAGCCGCTCTACAAGCAGACGAAGCCCGTCGTCAAGCCAACGAAGCGCCCAACCGAGCAGATCAGGCCCGACGTGAAGCCACTGCGGCACAGCAAGCATTACAAGAACTAGATGTTGATGAAGATCGTGCTAGTGCAGTCACGCACGTTTCTCAGCGACTTTCTCAACTTGGTCAAGATTGGAGACAGAACCAACGCCGGCTTAATTCTTCGATTTCACCAGCAGCTCCTGACGAGTGGATCGACCGTTATGCCGCCGGTCAGCTGAAGCCAAACGTTACAGCGAGTTCCCGTTCTTCAGTCAAGACAGAGTTAGAAATTTATTCCGGAAAGTCCCTCGACTGGTTTGAATGGATAGATTTGTACAGAGCTCTTGTGCACGATTCCGGAAAATCCGCTGGAGAAAAATTGGCCATTCTTAAACGCCATCTGAAAGGCGATTGCCTCGACCTGGTTCAAGGTCTCGGAGGTGGCGAGTCAGCCTACATCGAAGCCTTAGTCCGTCTCAAACAGAACTCTGGCAGACGGGATGTTATGCGAGCTGCCACTCTACAGGCCATCGAGAAAGTGGAACTGAGAAATGACCCGGCCATTTTCAAACGTTTTGCCGAGCGGATTAGGACTCATCTATTCGATCTCAGCCGTATCGGAGAATCCAACGCCCCAGATTTGATCGAGAGGATTAGCATGAGACTCCAGCCACCAGATCGTCTTGAGTGGAACCGTGGACGACGAGGAGGATTGGAAACAAGAAGTCTCAACGCCTTTGGATCCTGGCTGTGTGAGAGAGCGGCAGAGTACCAAAATGCATACAGCATTGCATCCGAGCAAGCTTCTTCTTCCGTACCCAAACCACATCGGTCTCATGCTCGCAGCCACCCTGCTTCATCCACAAAGGCAACTGACAACCACTCAGCACCTAAGGTCACCTTCCGGCCATTCTGTTTCAAGTGTGAAGGCGACCACAAATTGGAAAATTGTAGCCAGTTCAAAGCTTTAGTCGTTGCAGACCGAGTTTCTTTCTGCGCCAAGCACAGGTTATGTTTCGGATGTCTTGGAGCGAAGCACTCCGTCCGGAATTGTTTTACGAGGAAGCCGTGCAAGATCGCTGGTTGCAGCCTCCACCATCATGAATTGGTTCATGACCCCGATAGACCAGCCGCTGTATCCACGCCGCATGCAACGAAGACCGAAATGACAAGAACAGCGACGGCCCACCTCCGGAAGCAGAGTCCACAACAAGTCGCCATGGGGATGATGCGGTTGAGAGTTTTCAGTGCCGATAACGGAGCG ATTCTGACCGTAGAAGGCGCGGGCGGTGTAGTCAAGCGCTACCGTTCTCAACGTGTTAATTTCCAGATAGACACGGTTTATTGCGAGAAGTTGGATCTCTCGTGTTCTACCCTGCCCACTACCGTCGCGAGTACTACCCCGGTTACAGATTGGGGAAATTTGAAGACCCGTTGGTCGCATCTGGCCGACCTTCCTGTTGGAGAAACGGGCGGCAGAGTGGACATCCTGATCGGCAACGATTACTCGCACCTCATCGTCGCTTTGGAATCCAGAGTCGGAGATGACTATGAACCAACCGCCATCAGAAGCAGACTAGGCTGGATCATCCGTGGTGTCGTCAACGATGGTGCTTCCGTCCCAGCCGCCCGGACTCATACCGTCAATAGTTCGACGCAGTTGGTTGAGATTGCGGCAGAACTACGCCGTTTCTGTGACACTGAAAATTTTGGAACGGAGTCGAAGACAAAAGGAATGTCAGACGACGATCGACAAGCCATCGTAATTTTAGAAGCTGGAACAAAGAAGCTGGACGTAGGCTACGAGGTTCCCATCACCTGGAAGACGGGGGAGCCAGCTTTAGTTTGCAACAAGCAGATGACTCAACAACGACTCGGTGGTCTACTTCGGCGTTTCAGCAGAGAGCCAGCGTTCGAGAAGGATTACCGCGCTGCCGTTCGGAAAACTATCGACAAAGGATACGCCTCTGTGTTATCTGAAGAGGAAGCGGAGTCCGCCAAATACTTTCTCGCGCATCACGGCGTTTACAAAGGCCCTAAGTTACGTGTCGTCTTTGATGCCGCAGCCCCCTTCCAGGGAAAGTGTTTGAATGACGCCATACTCAGTGGTCCCGCTCTCCAGCCTCCTCTTCCATCCGTTTTAATCCAATTCCGTGAGGGAGCCATAGCCTGGGCTTCAGATGTGGAAGCGAT AGTCCCCACCGAAGACTGTCGTTTGCCGGATGGATCGGTTGCCGTTTGGCGCTACTTGTTCTCCCTTCATCGCCATACAAACCACCCGCCGTGCAGTTTCTGA